In the genome of Longimicrobiales bacterium, one region contains:
- a CDS encoding pyridoxamine 5'-phosphate oxidase family protein produces the protein MGKAIPEITDELGRFITSQPVFFVATAPLSPEGHINLSPKGLETFAILSPTEVAYLDLTGSGNETSAHLLENGRLTFMFCSFSGPPRIVRLYGRGRTVLPADGSWTNLRTRFGDFPGVRQIVTATIERVQTSCGFGVPLMEHHGPRDTLLRWAESKGPSGLAAYIAQKNGASIDGLPTPIADALGAD, from the coding sequence ATGGGCAAAGCTATTCCAGAAATCACGGATGAGCTTGGACGCTTCATCACGAGTCAGCCCGTTTTCTTCGTGGCCACGGCTCCGCTCTCACCCGAGGGTCACATCAATCTTTCACCGAAGGGGCTGGAAACGTTCGCAATCCTGTCCCCGACCGAGGTGGCGTACCTCGACCTCACGGGAAGCGGCAACGAGACTTCAGCCCACCTCCTGGAGAACGGCCGCCTCACCTTCATGTTCTGCAGTTTTTCGGGACCACCGCGCATCGTCCGGCTGTACGGACGCGGTCGAACCGTTCTCCCGGCGGACGGCTCATGGACCAATCTGCGGACCCGCTTCGGCGACTTTCCCGGAGTCAGGCAGATCGTGACCGCCACGATCGAGCGGGTGCAGACATCCTGCGGCTTCGGAGTTCCCCTGATGGAGCATCACGGGCCGCGTGACACGCTGCTGCGCTGGGCCGAATCGAAGGGTCCGAGCGGCCTGGCTGCATACATCGCCCAGAAGAACGGCGCGAGCATCGACGGTCTGCCTACGCCGATTGCAGACGCCCTGGGCGCAGACTGA
- a CDS encoding nuclear transport factor 2 family protein has protein sequence MTAPSVQTLQAILAAFNAHDLDRIMEFFAEDCTFDMPRGPDPWGARFVGKVAVREALASRFAGLPDVQYTDDRHWVSSDLGVSEWLLTGTTPDGRRVRVRGCDHWQFRDGKVVRKDSYWKIVEPSG, from the coding sequence ATGACTGCTCCCTCGGTGCAGACGCTGCAGGCCATTCTCGCGGCGTTCAATGCTCATGATCTCGACAGGATCATGGAGTTCTTCGCAGAGGACTGCACGTTCGATATGCCTCGTGGCCCCGACCCGTGGGGTGCGCGGTTCGTTGGCAAGGTGGCAGTGCGCGAAGCACTTGCGTCGCGATTCGCCGGCCTTCCCGATGTGCAGTACACGGACGATCGACACTGGGTGAGCTCGGATCTCGGTGTCTCGGAGTGGCTGCTCACCGGCACGACACCGGATGGCCGCCGCGTCCGCGTCCGTGGCTGCGATCACTGGCAGTTCCGGGATGGCAAGGTCGTCCGGAAGGATTCCTACTGGAAGATCGTCGAGCCGTCCGGCTAG
- a CDS encoding alpha/beta hydrolase — protein sequence MKIELDGRSLAVRIAGDSQAPALLLIHGFPSSSRTFRNVITPLARTCYVVAPDLPGFGESEPISVPTFARFADTIDRLLARLGIESFHLYLHDYGAAVGLHLATRQPHRIRSLIVQNANAHESGMGPAWSATREYWDDPTPEREAAATAHLTMEGTRDQYVAGVPADIVECIDPANWEEDWRIMSLPGRLQMHRALVLDYRTHFARFGAVAQYLAREQPPSLMLWGRHDAFFDVEETLSWMKALPRMEAHILDGPHFLLETHPDECAALMSAFVRRVDARRQEA from the coding sequence GTGAAGATAGAGCTCGACGGCCGTTCACTGGCTGTGCGCATCGCAGGGGACAGCCAGGCACCGGCGCTGCTTCTCATCCACGGGTTTCCGAGCTCTTCCCGGACATTCCGGAATGTGATCACGCCGCTCGCGCGCACCTGCTACGTCGTCGCACCGGATCTTCCCGGCTTTGGTGAGTCCGAACCGATCAGCGTACCAACGTTCGCGCGCTTCGCCGATACGATCGACCGCCTGCTGGCGAGGCTCGGGATCGAGTCCTTTCACCTGTACCTCCATGACTACGGGGCCGCGGTCGGTCTGCACCTTGCCACGCGGCAGCCGCATCGGATTCGGAGCCTCATCGTGCAGAACGCCAACGCCCACGAAAGCGGGATGGGGCCTGCCTGGTCTGCGACGAGGGAGTACTGGGACGACCCGACTCCGGAACGGGAAGCGGCAGCGACTGCGCACCTGACGATGGAGGGCACTCGCGATCAGTACGTGGCGGGTGTGCCAGCGGATATCGTCGAGTGCATCGACCCGGCAAACTGGGAGGAAGACTGGAGGATCATGTCTCTCCCCGGCCGGCTGCAGATGCATCGTGCACTGGTGCTCGACTACCGCACTCATTTCGCCCGGTTCGGCGCGGTCGCGCAGTACCTGGCACGCGAACAGCCGCCGTCGCTGATGCTGTGGGGACGACACGACGCTTTCTTCGACGTCGAAGAGACGCTGTCGTGGATGAAAGCGCTGCCACGCATGGAGGCGCACATTCTCGATGGTCCTCACTTCCTGCTGGAAACCCATCCTGACGAGTGTGCTGCGCTGATGAGCGCGTTCGTTCGGCGGGTGGATGCGCGGCGGCAGGAAGCCTGA
- a CDS encoding arsinothricin resistance N-acetyltransferase ArsN1 family B, giving the protein MTEIRLATPDDAPAIAAIYEPVVADTAISFELVPPSAGEVGSRVAGTLSFTPWLVCAFDSRVAGYAYASRHRDRAAYQWSVEVSAYVSADQRGRGIATALYTSLFALLRLQGFRNAYAGITLPNPASVALHTKLGFARIGVFEKIGFKAGAWHDVLWLHREIAPRVGTPEAPIPMPELAARPGYTAAIAEGLALLERRMWG; this is encoded by the coding sequence GTGACTGAAATCCGACTCGCCACCCCCGACGATGCGCCCGCGATCGCGGCGATCTATGAGCCCGTGGTGGCGGACACCGCGATCTCGTTCGAGCTGGTGCCTCCCTCTGCAGGCGAGGTGGGCTCCAGGGTCGCAGGGACGCTGTCGTTCACGCCGTGGCTCGTGTGTGCATTCGATTCGCGTGTGGCGGGCTATGCATATGCGTCGAGGCACCGCGACCGCGCTGCCTACCAGTGGTCGGTCGAGGTCTCTGCGTACGTCAGTGCCGACCAGCGTGGCAGGGGCATCGCCACAGCGCTCTATACGTCGCTGTTCGCGCTCCTGCGGCTCCAGGGGTTCCGCAATGCCTACGCCGGGATCACACTGCCCAACCCGGCGAGCGTCGCGCTGCACACGAAGCTCGGCTTTGCCCGCATCGGCGTCTTCGAGAAAATCGGCTTCAAGGCAGGGGCATGGCATGACGTGCTCTGGCTGCACCGCGAGATCGCGCCGCGCGTTGGCACGCCGGAAGCTCCCATTCCCATGCCGGAACTCGCCGCTCGCCCGGGCTACACCGCTGCTATCGCTGAGGGCCTGGCGCTGCTCGAAAGACGAATGTGGGGATGA